One Punica granatum isolate Tunisia-2019 chromosome 3, ASM765513v2, whole genome shotgun sequence genomic window carries:
- the LOC116201448 gene encoding coatomer subunit beta-1-like, translating to MQKQMEKSCTLLVHFDKGAPSLANEIKEALEGNDVALKVDALKQAIMLLLNGETIPQLFITIIRYVLPSEDHTIQKLLLLYLEIIDKTDSRGKVLPEMILICQNLRNNLQHPNEYIRGVTLRFLCRLNETEIIEPLIPSIVSNLEHRHPFVRRNAVLAVMSIYRLPEGQHLLEQAPEIIEKVLTTEQDHSCKRNAFLMLFNCAQDRALSYLFTHIDRINDWGEQLQMVVLELIRKVCRSNKGEKGKYIKIIISLLNAPSSAVIYECAGTLVSLSSAPTAIRAAASTYCQLLLSQSDNNVKLIVLDRLNELKSSHREILVEMVMDVLRALSSPNLDIRRKTLDIALELITPRNVDEVVLMLKKEVVKTQSGELEKNGEYRQMLVQAIHTCAIKFPEVASTVVHLLMDFLGDTNVASAIDVVVFVREIIETNPKLRVSIITRLLDTFYQIRAARVCSCALWIIGEYCLSLSEVESGISTIKQCLGDLPFYTAATEEGETQDAPKTSQPVNVAAASSRRPAVLADGTYATQSAALETAMSPPTLVQGSMSSVGNLRSLLLSGDFFLGAVVACTLTKLVLRLEEVQPLKVEVNKATTQALLIMVSMLQLGQSSVLPHPIDNDSQDRIILCIRLLCNTGDEMRKIWLQSCRESFVKMLAEKQLRETEEIKAKAQICHAQPDDLIDFYHLKSRKGMSQLELEDEVQDDLKRATGEFTNDGDDANRLNRILQLTGFSDPVYAEAYVTVHHYDIVLDVTVINRTKDTLQNLCLELATMGDLKLVERPQNYTLAPQSSKQIKANIKVSSTETGVIFGNIVYETSSNVLERTVVVLNDIHIDIMDYISPATCADVAFRTMWAEFEWENKVAVNTVIQDEKEFLNHIIKSTNMKCLTPPSALEGECGFLAANLYAKSVFGEDALVNVSIEKQSDEKLSGFIRIRSKTQGIALSLGDKITLKQKGGA from the exons ATGCAGAAGCAGATGGAGAAGTCCTGCACCCTGCTCGTCCACTTCGACAAGGGCGCCCCGTCCTTGGCCAACGAGATCAAGGAAGCCCTAGAGGGCAACGACGTCGCCCTCAAGGTCGACGCCCTCAAGCAGGCGATCATGCTCCTCCTCAACGGGGAGACTATCCCCCAGCtcttcatcaccatcatccGCTACGTCCTCCCCAGCGAGGACCACACGATCCAGAAGCTCCTCCTGCTCTACCTGGAGATCATCGACAAGACCGACTCCCGTGGCAAGGTCCTTCCCGAGATGATCCTTATCTGCCAGAATTTGAGGAACAATCTCCAGCACCCCAACGAGTACATCCGCGGCGTAACCCTCAGGTTCCTCTGCCGGCTCAATGAGACTGAGATCATTGAGCCCCTGATCCCGTCGATAGTCTCCAATCTGGAGCACCGGCACCCCTTCGTCCGCCGCAATGCGGTCCTCGCTGTCATGTCGATCTACAGGCTCCCCGAGGGGCAGCATTTGCTGGAACAGGCCCCAGAGATCATCGAGAAGGTTCTCACCACGGAGCAGGACCACTCGTGTAAGCGGAATGCTTTCCTTATGCTGTTTAATTGCGCCCAGGATCGGGCCTTGAGCTATCTCTTCACTCACATTGATAGAATCAATGACTGGGGTGAGCAGTTGCAGATGGTGGTTTTGGAATTGATTAGGAAGGTGTGTAGATCTAATAAGGGTGAGAAGGGGAAGTATATTAAGATTATCATCTCGTTGCTGAATGCCCCTTCGAGTGCTGTCATCTATGAATGTGCTGGGACTCTTGTGTCTCTGTCCTCCGCCCCAACTGCAATCAGGGCAGCAGCTAGCACTTATTGCCAGCTTTTACTGTCTCAGAGCGATAACAATGTGAAGCTCATTGTTCTTGATAGGCTGAACGAGCTTAAGAGCTCGCATAGAGAAATTTTAGTGGAGATGGTGATGGATGTTCTTAGAGCACTTTCGAGTCCCAATCTCGATATTAGGAGGAAAACGCTCGATATAGCACTCGAGTTGATAACTCCTAGAAATGTGGATGAAGTTGTTTTGATGTTGAAGAAGGAAGTAGTGAAGACTCAGAGTGGGGAGCTTGAGAAGAATGGGGAGTACAGGCAGATGCTAGTTCAAGCTATCCATACCTGTGCGATTAAGTTCCCTGAAGTGGCCAGCACCGTGGTGCATCTCTTGATGGATTTCCTGGGAGACACCAATGTGGCTTCCGCTATAGATGTGGTTGTTTTTGTTCGGGAGATCATCGAAACAAACCCGAAATTGCGGGTTTCGATCATAACAAGGCTCCTGGACACCTTTTACCAGATCCGTGCTGCAAGAGTGTGTTCTTGTGCTCTTTGGATTATTGGTGAGTATTGTCTCTCACTCTCGGAAGTTGAGAGCGGGATCTCCACTATCAAACAGTGCCTTGGAGACCTGCCGTTTTACACCGCGGCAACAGAAGAAGGTGAAACACAAGATGCTCCAAAGACTTCTCAGCCTGTGAATGTAGCTGCAGCATCTTCTAGAAGGCCTGCAGTTCTTGCTGATGGGACTTATGCCACACAAAGTGCGGCTCTGGAAACTGCCATGTCTCCTCCGACTCTTGTTCAGGGCTCAATGTCTTCAGTAGGAAACTTGAGATCACTTCTGCTTTCAGGCGATTTTTTCCTCGGGGCAGTCGTGGCCTGTACCCTGACAAAGCTTGTTTTGAGATTGGAAGAAGTTCAACCACTGAAAGTTGAGGTAAACAAGGCAACTACACAGGCCTTGTTAATCATGGTCTCTATGCTGCAGCTCGGGCAGTCTTCGGTTCTTCCTCACCCAATTGATAATGACTCCCAAGACAGAATCATCCTCTGCATAAGACTGTTATGCAATACTGGGGATGAGATGAGGAAAATATGGCTGCAGTCTTGCAGAGAGAGTTTTGTAAAAATGCTGGCAGAAAAGCAGCTCCGCGAGACAGAGGAAATCAAAGCAAAAGCGCAGATATGTCATGCTCAGCCAGATGATCTCATCGACTTCTATCACCTGAAGAGCAGGAAG GGAATGAGTCAGCTTGAATTGGAAGATGAGGTTCAGGATGATCTCAAACGTGCCACAGGGGAGTTCACAAATGATGGTGATGATGCAAATAGACTCAATCGCATACTTCAGCTTACTGGATTTAGTGACCCAGTTTATGCTGAAGCATATGTGACAGTCCATCACTATGATATTGTGCTGGATGTCACTGTGATTAACCGAACCAAGGACACACTTCAGAATTTATGCTTGGAGCTGGCAACAATGGGCGATCTCAAACTTGTGGAGCGGCCCCAGAATTATACTCTTGCACCTCAGTCGAGCAAGCAGATCAAGGCGAATATCAAGGTCTCTTCAACCGAAACAGGAGTCATATTTGGGAACATTGTGTATGAAACGTCTTCTAACGTGCTGGAGAGGACAGTAGTTGTTCTTAATGACATTCATATTGATATAATGGACTACATTTCTCCAGCAACCTGTGCCGATGTTGCCTTCAGGACTATGTGGGCAGAGTTTGAGTGGGAGAACAAG GTTGCTGTTAATACCGTGATCCAGGATGAGAAGGAATTTTTGAACCATATTATCAAGTCGACTAACATGAAGTGCCTGACCCCACC ATCGGCACTGGAAGGGGAATGTGGGTTCCTCGCTGCTAACCTGTATGCAAAGAGTGTGTTTGGCGAGGATGCACTGGTGAATGTGAGCATTGAGAAACAGTCAGATGAGAAGCTCAGCGGATTCATCAGGATACGGAGTAAAACTCAAGGCATTGCTCTCAGCCTTGGGGATAAGATCACTCTCAAGCAGAAGGGAGGAGCATGA
- the LOC116201449 gene encoding exocyst complex component EXO70A1-like codes for MEGSTESLVAARDFLSSGIEQSRALGLELDRTGQRLGEMILRLPSLESELGPIPRRMCATLSIEDRVDSGIRPANAVLQVFNAVRELEASLSLTPASDLPTYLSILRNLEQALKFLGNSCQLAIQWLQGVAEFLEENGMASERLVSNVNKSLIILQELEGTEERARRNGGVMHDAFRKMEAELERLLKENSIPFGLNSSDEDYEKTFPKPVIQHLQAIIERLSANRRLEKCVSVYVDVRSTNARECLEPLELDYLNEPFEDVQNIEAQIRKWSEDLKFAVKALFQHEYGLCNKIFEQQGTKISLRCFAEIASRSGIFTFLQFGMRVTDSKKSPNKLLNLLDIFLILDDLRVDFTRLFGGEACEKIQAMTRHLVKRVVEGSWEIFWELTYQVELQRQSPPPSDGSVPRLVSFVTEYCNRLLSDVYRPTLLQIMVIHQSWKQEKYQEGLFTNQIYNVVKEIGLNLDTWAKAYHDQSLSCLFMMNNHRHFSDLRGTKLGDMMGDSWVRAHQQFRDYYAALYVKESWEKISAPLRENSARVSFHDARKKLVSFNKALEETYKKQSDWSVTDVKLREKVRASVMEAVLPAYQDYLQIYRTMLDGYACWRDEIKYSVQELEKMIGSLFETKMRKLETGTRYHAIDDLPNVLTNNQYSLTLTAA; via the coding sequence ATGGAGGGGAGCACTGAGAGCCTTGTGGCCGCTCGTGACTTCCTGAGCAGCGGCATAGAGCAGTCGAGGGCTCTTGGCCTCGAACTGGATAGGACTGGCCAGAGGCTGGGAGAAATGATCCTGCGGCTCCCCTCTCTCGAGTCCGAGCTTGGGCCCATCCCCCGCAGAATGTGTGCGACTCTTTCCATCGAGGACCGTGTGGACAGCGGGATTCGCCCTGCCAATGCAGTCCTGCAGGTCTTTAATGCAGTTCGTGAGCTCGAGGCCTCACTGTCCCTGACCCCGGCTTCCGACCTGCCCACTTACCTCTCGATCCTGAGGAATCTGGAGCAGGCCCTGAAGTTCCTCGGAAACAGCTGCCAGCTTGCAATCCAGTGGTTGCAGGGAGTGGCCGAGTTCCTTGAAGAGAACGGAATGGCGAGTGAACGTTTAGTTTCAAATGTGAATAAGTCTCTGATTATCCTCCAGGAATTGGAAGGAACCGAGGAGCGCGCCCGCCGCAATGGAGGGGTCATGCACGACGCTTTCAGAAAAATGGAAGCCGAGCTTGAGCGGCTTCTTAAAGAAAACTCCATCCCTTTCGGGTTAAATTCCTCTGATGAGGACTATGAGAAGACGTTTCCCAAGCCTGTGATACAGCATCTGCAAGCAATCATTGAGAGGCTAAGTGCAAACAGGAGGCTCGAGAAATGCGTATCCGTATATGTTGATGTCCGTAGCACGAATGCGAGAGAATGCTTAGAGCCCCTCGAATTGGATTACCTAAACGAGCCATTTGAAGATGTGCAGAACATCGAGGCTCAGATAAGGAAGTGGAGTGAGGACTTGAAGTTCGCAGTGAAGGCTCTCTTCCAGCACGAGTATGGCCTCTGCAACAAGATCTTTGAGCAGCAGGGGACGAAAATCTCATTGAGGTGCTTTGCCGAGATAGCTTCCAGGTCGGGAATCTTCACGTTTCTCCAGTTTGGAATGAGAGTCACAGACAGCAAGAAGAGCCCCAACAAGCTGCTAAACCTTTTGGacattttcttgattttggaTGATCTTCGGGTAGACTTTACTCGGCTTTTCGGGGGGGAAGCCTGCGAGAAAATTCAGGCCATGACGAGGCATCTAGTCAAGAGAGTCGTGGAAGGATCTTGGGAGATATTTTGGGAACTGACCTATCAAGTCGAACTGCAGAGGCAGAGCCCACCTCCGTCAGATGGAAGTGTGCCGAGGCTTGTGAGCTTTGTGACCGAGTATTGCAATCGGCTTTTGAGCGATGTTTATAGGCCGACTCTACTACAGATAATGGTCATTCACCAGAGCTGGAAACAGGAGAAATACCAGGAAGGACTGTTCACGAATCAGATTTACAATGTGGTCAAGGAGATCGGGTTGAACTTGGATACGTGGGCCAAGGCCTATCACGATCAGTCCCTGTCCTGCCTCTTCATGATGAACAACCACCGCCATTTCAGTGATCTCAGGGGCACGAAGCTTGGGGACATGATGGGAGACTCCTGGGTGAGGGCTCACCAACAGTTCAGGGACTACTATGCTGCGCTGTACGTGAAGGAGAGCTGGGAGAAGATCTCGGCTCCACTGAGGGAAAATTCTGCCCGTGTCTCATTCCATGACGCGAGGAAGAAGCTTGTGTCCTTCAACAAGGCTCTTGAGGAAACCTACAAGAAGCAGTCCGATTGGAGCGTGACTGATGTGAAGTTGAGGGAGAAGGTAAGGGCAAGTGTGATGGAAGCTGTTCTTCCAGCTTACCAGGATTACTTGCAAATTTACAGGACCATGCTCGATGGATACGCCTGTTGGAGAGATGAGATCAAGTATTCTGTACAGGAACTAGAGAAGATGATTGGATCCCTCTTTGAGACGAAGATGAGGAAGCTcgagactggcacgagatacCACGCAATTGATGATTTGCCCAATGTTTTGACTAACAATCAGTACTCTTTGACACTCACTGCTGCATGA
- the LOC116201450 gene encoding glutamyl-tRNA reductase-binding protein, chloroplastic yields MLLQAQSLTTTHLSPSPSLSKPTSRNGFSPQKSVSFRTRTPFEAIKCSAATEERTHVALSSVKPFPAEVSRTIMELSSKGTLSTLTEDGWPLGVGVRFAVDPNGTPVLCLNGSDGQFPVDRRSSLNVQLEQCGLRTPQCTIQGCIVKPEDRMFLMRLRSAWTKRFGEEVEEDLLYYVAVERVLQIEDFKEDGIWVSSSEYKSASPDPLRDSAESIVNVINTNNMDDVHRFCNVYVDLDFLVSEAKVIWVDRLGFDVRISSSERGIFEVRIPFPREVTDEKGAKSSFNCMSQLAWEVEKHFQVPDFEKVKQLKQIS; encoded by the exons ATGCTGCTCCAAGCTCAATCCCTGACGACGACCCACCTGTCCCCTTCCCCCTCCCTCTCAAAACCCACATCCAGAAACGGATTCTCCCCCCAAAAGTCGGTCTCTTTCCGGACTAGGACCCCCTTCGAGGCCATCAAATGCTCGGCTGCCACCGAGGAGAGAACCCATGTGGCGTTGTCGAGTGTGAAGCCATTTCCGGCCGAGGTCTCGAGGACAATCATGGAATTGTCCTCCAAAGGCACCCTCTCGACGTTGACTGAAGACGGTTGGCCTCTCGGCGTCGGCGTCCGGTTTGCCGTTGACCCCAATGGGACTCCGGTTCTGTGCTTGAACGGCTCCGACGGTCAGTTCCCAGTTGACCGGAGGTCTAGCCTTAACGTTCAG TTAGAGCAATGTGGGTTGAGGACTCCGCAGTGCACGATTCAGGGCTGCATCGTGAAGCCGGAAGACAGGATGTTTTTAATG AGGCTTCGTTCAGCATGGACAAAGAGGTTTGGGGAGGAAGTAGAAGAAGACCTCTTATATTATGTTGCTGTAGAACGGGTTCTTCAGATAGAGGACTTTAAGGAG GATGGCATATGGGTCTCATCGTCAGAATATAAAAGTGCAAGTCCTGATCCTCTTCGGGACTCTGCAGAGAGTATCGTGAATGTGATAAACACTAATAATATGGATGATGTTCACCGCTTCTGCAATGTATATGTTGACTTGGATTTCCTG GTCTCGGAGGCGAAGGTGATATGGGTTGACCGATTAGGCTTTGATGTTAGAATATCTTCATCTGAGAGAGGTATTTTCGAGGTCCGCATCCCTTTTCCCAGAGAAGTTACAGACGAGAAGGGAGCAAAATCGTCGTTCAATTGTATGTCTCAACTGGCCTGGGAGGTTGAAAAGCATTTCCAGGTTCCCGATTTTGAGAAGGTGAAGCAACTCAAGCAGATATCATGA
- the LOC116200009 gene encoding uncharacterized protein LOC116200009 isoform X1: MDYPEKGQCRKLSFEGIGQRRMMALTGGRPLGSLLSSDRPRPSLPASPIFAPFPRQTSQQSPLLASTPAPGEQTTSLLPLPCTSARLKLCGCGSVPFSGGAVKAINGSGGAYVSPWDEEPYEILPSGKKAYLDEQDVVTFLDPPKELIPLDPASYNPAAYLWKKIEDIPEERRHRLLHLLNPRLIFRAWEIAGTRYEDPKLAKKSSSKLLSGETGATPLEYYYCQTSGGPFPISWINFFKMAIFCSKEGQTYGRLIGETILARLASSFHPLYFVVRPHKEVMSTEQPCDLACEFGDGLFDLQDYPEGFPKPGKHPYPFNDEVVVYIRHIGPGISVGQAWQEGKNLQQVPRKLCSEILMVKDNYGSSSDIH; the protein is encoded by the exons ATGGATTATCCAGAAAAAGGCCAATGCCGCAAACTCTCATTTGAGGGCATCGGCCAGAGAAGAATGATGGCACTCACCGGCGGACGCCCGTTGGGCAGCCTCCTGTCTTCTGACCGTCCCCGCCCGTCGCTGCCGGCTTCCCCAATCTTCGCCCCTTTTCCCCGCCAAACCAGCCAGCAATCCCCACTTCTTGCTTCCACCCCAGCCCCAGGTGAACAGACCACCTCATTGCTCCCTCTTCCCTGCACCAGCGCAA GACTGAAGCTCTGCGGATGTGGGTCGGTTCCCTTCTCCGGCGGAGCAGTCAAGGCTATCAATGGAAGCGGGGGCGCATACGTTTCGCCATGGGACGAGGAGCCTTATGAAATCCTCCCGAGTGGGAAGAAAGCTTACTTGGACGAGCAGGATGTCGTCACCTTTCTTGATCCTCCCAAGGAGCTCATTCCGCTGGACCCTGCTTCTTATAACCCTGCTGCTTATCTCTG GAAGAAAATTGAAGACATCCCTGAAGAAAGGCGGCATCGGTTGCTGCACTTGTTAAATCCAAG GCTTATATTTAGAGCTTGGGAGATAGCTGGAACTCGTTACGAGGATCCTAAGCTAGCTAAGAAAAGCTCATCAAAACTGCTATCGGGTGAGACTGGGGCTACACCACTCGAATATTACTACTGCCAAACAAGCGGAG GACCCTTCCCTATATCCTGGATAAATTTCTTCAAGATG GCTATATTTTGTTCTAAGGAGGGCCAAACATACGGGCGTCTTATAG GTGAAACGATTCTAGCTCGATTAGCCAGTTCCTTCCATCCTCTGTATTTTGTCGTGAGACCACACAAGGAAGTGATGTCGACGGAGCAGCCTTGCGATTTGGCTTGTGAATTTGGGGATGGGCTCTTTGATCTCCAAGATTACCCAGAAGGCTTTCCCAAACCTG GTAAGCATCCATATCCTTTCAATGACGAAGTTGTGGTATATATTCGCCACATTGGACCAGGAATTTCAGTCGGGCAAGCATGGCAAGAAGGGAAAAATTTGCAGCAAGTGCCTCGAAAGTTATGCAGTGAAATCTTGATGGTGAAGGATAATTATGGCTCGTCCTCAGATATCCATTAG
- the LOC116200009 gene encoding uncharacterized protein LOC116200009 isoform X2 has protein sequence MDYPEKGQCRKLSFEGIGQRRMMALTGGRPLGSLLSSDRPRPSLPASPIFAPFPRQTSQQSPLLASTPAPGLKLCGCGSVPFSGGAVKAINGSGGAYVSPWDEEPYEILPSGKKAYLDEQDVVTFLDPPKELIPLDPASYNPAAYLWKKIEDIPEERRHRLLHLLNPRLIFRAWEIAGTRYEDPKLAKKSSSKLLSGETGATPLEYYYCQTSGGPFPISWINFFKMAIFCSKEGQTYGRLIGETILARLASSFHPLYFVVRPHKEVMSTEQPCDLACEFGDGLFDLQDYPEGFPKPGKHPYPFNDEVVVYIRHIGPGISVGQAWQEGKNLQQVPRKLCSEILMVKDNYGSSSDIH, from the exons ATGGATTATCCAGAAAAAGGCCAATGCCGCAAACTCTCATTTGAGGGCATCGGCCAGAGAAGAATGATGGCACTCACCGGCGGACGCCCGTTGGGCAGCCTCCTGTCTTCTGACCGTCCCCGCCCGTCGCTGCCGGCTTCCCCAATCTTCGCCCCTTTTCCCCGCCAAACCAGCCAGCAATCCCCACTTCTTGCTTCCACCCCAGCCCCAG GACTGAAGCTCTGCGGATGTGGGTCGGTTCCCTTCTCCGGCGGAGCAGTCAAGGCTATCAATGGAAGCGGGGGCGCATACGTTTCGCCATGGGACGAGGAGCCTTATGAAATCCTCCCGAGTGGGAAGAAAGCTTACTTGGACGAGCAGGATGTCGTCACCTTTCTTGATCCTCCCAAGGAGCTCATTCCGCTGGACCCTGCTTCTTATAACCCTGCTGCTTATCTCTG GAAGAAAATTGAAGACATCCCTGAAGAAAGGCGGCATCGGTTGCTGCACTTGTTAAATCCAAG GCTTATATTTAGAGCTTGGGAGATAGCTGGAACTCGTTACGAGGATCCTAAGCTAGCTAAGAAAAGCTCATCAAAACTGCTATCGGGTGAGACTGGGGCTACACCACTCGAATATTACTACTGCCAAACAAGCGGAG GACCCTTCCCTATATCCTGGATAAATTTCTTCAAGATG GCTATATTTTGTTCTAAGGAGGGCCAAACATACGGGCGTCTTATAG GTGAAACGATTCTAGCTCGATTAGCCAGTTCCTTCCATCCTCTGTATTTTGTCGTGAGACCACACAAGGAAGTGATGTCGACGGAGCAGCCTTGCGATTTGGCTTGTGAATTTGGGGATGGGCTCTTTGATCTCCAAGATTACCCAGAAGGCTTTCCCAAACCTG GTAAGCATCCATATCCTTTCAATGACGAAGTTGTGGTATATATTCGCCACATTGGACCAGGAATTTCAGTCGGGCAAGCATGGCAAGAAGGGAAAAATTTGCAGCAAGTGCCTCGAAAGTTATGCAGTGAAATCTTGATGGTGAAGGATAATTATGGCTCGTCCTCAGATATCCATTAG